A region of the Phoenix dactylifera cultivar Barhee BC4 chromosome 10, palm_55x_up_171113_PBpolish2nd_filt_p, whole genome shotgun sequence genome:
AACATCGAGCTATCCTTTGTTCTCGGTCGCCCAGGCTAGCTCTtcaagcctttttttttctgctcTATCTCACCCATGGCCTCCATCGCTCTTGTCGGATCATGCCAGTTCCCTTGGCCTTGCTAGCCATCTCTCCTCCCGACATTCAACCATCCCTTCGTCGCCCAAGCTGCCCACATTGGCTCCTTGGACCTCTTCGTCCGTCCGATCTCACCGTTAGCCCTTGTCGGCCGTGCATAATTCCTGATTATGTGCAGCTTGAGACGAATAAATTGAAGCATTTGCTTCTTCAAACGATGACGTGAGTTACGGCAACACAAGAAGCTCCAATCTCAAGTATAACTTATCTATGAACATTAACGAACATGTACAAAATTGGCACCCAAAATGCATTTTATTTGAGATATCTTAAAACCAGACGTGAGAAAGATTAAGGATGTTGCTGTTTCATGGAGCAGCGAGTCTCGGCAAAATATTAGAATTTCGGATCCATTAGGCTGTTGGATAAGATCAATCAAACTGTCGgatcaatcttttcttttcctctccaaGCTCCGAAAGCTGAACCTTTCGGAAAGGATCGAGGGtaagtaattttttttcacCAACTACTACTGACACTCGGATGCAAGGAATGAGACCGGAGAAGGTAACATAAGTACAATATAGATAGGTGCTCACCCCCTCGTAGAATCCACCATGAAACAAAGGAGCAAGAAACAAGAACTCCTTGAGATAAAattagattgaacccaaaatagGATGCTTTTCATTATATAGGTTGGCAATATATTGAGGAAACATTGGTTGTCTTCCAAGAATTCTAACTGACACTTTACAAGTATCTATGTCACGCCCCTGCCtgcgcggggcacgtgaggcacccagtgcctacgtgggggccacatgaggagggaaACATGGAGCTCCCGTGCTAGATATTGTTTGGTTCTAAAGTTTCATTCAAGCGTCCTTCATCCCtttccggttttgttttcctcccaaaacgcgtctacagaatttggagacaagagccgtccccggctctgataccaaatgtcacaccCCTGCCTGCGCAGGGCATGTGAGGCATCTAGTGCCTACGTGGGGGTCACATGAGGGCGGAAACATGGGGCTCCCCTACCAAATATTGACCGATTCTGGGCTTTaatgcaagcgtccttcacctctccccgattttgttttccttccAAAATGCGTATACAAGATTTGGAGACACctacctcatatgcccaggctctggaatgaGTCTTttcaatgtgggactattgggcctcacaatcCAAAAGTCCCAGACATCTCGAACCCATGCGGGcgtatatttagtcccacatcgattattcgttggatagatcgtgggtacttatacaggatcaaggaactaaaataataactttcggctagtctttttggatgagatcctggattgttacaaatgtgAAGGCCtgactgggcccggtccatttgATTGGCCCAAGCTCAAACCAAAAGGGGGACAAACGCATGTGTATCAGCTGAGGAAGACTCTTGAGCCTCTCATCAGGCGGTTTCGGCTAGGATTAGGAGTCCCAAGATCATGGGGAGCCTAGGGTCGCAGATATCTCTCAAGGTGAGGCAACACTATAATCTTCTGCccctttctttgttcttttttccATGACCCGGAACACGGCCATCGGCCGCAAATCGGTCGAAAATCGATCGGAATAAGGACACTTGTTTTGCCTCCTTTCCCTTCTTTCCGATCACCGTCACTGTCGGCGTTCATCACCGAGGGCCTCGGCTCCTTCCTTGCATCAGCCTCGGGTTGGAGCAAGACCCCTAGTTGCTAGCAAGCGAATTGGGATTCGAGAACGACCGAGCCAATAAACCCCCATTCTCGGCCCTATTTTTGAGTTGAATTCGGCTGGCTGGCCGCCGCCAGTGGCGGCTACTCCCCGCCACCCGCCACCCCCTCTAGCTATAGCCTCACCGGACCATGATCACGATAGTCACCGGTCCACCCTCTACATTCTCTTAtttaccaaggaagaagaagaaagaagaaaagaagaagaggagagagagagagcccacccctctcttgtttctctctcttcgttctctctcatctccttctttctctctctaagaagacCCATGGATCTATGAAACGAGTTCTATCTCCCTATCCTATGGACCCAAGTTGACCCTCCTGCAAAGGGTCCTGATCTGCCTTAGTATCTTTTTATTCATGTATGATTTgaaaaaatatgattcaaaaaatatgatttaagaAAAATTGTCTTAATGACTATGACAAAAAGACTCTGAGAGAGCTATGTATGGCCTCTGAAAGTGGGGTAGATCAACATTTAGTTTTATACGATCATATCAGCAGGAAAATAATAGTTGGCGTACGACCATGCTAGTAGGTAATAATAGTTGGCATATGACCCTGTGAGTGAGTAATAGTAATTGGTATACAACCCTACTAACGGGTAATAGTAGTTGGTGTTTCTTGATTACGACCCTTTTACAGGTATAATAGTGACCTTAGCATTTAGTGCGATAGTAGTAATTTGATAAACGATACatgatttatgattttatttatgctatacAGCAGGAACCATGTTTTATGAatgatttatgcatgcatgattgGCTCTATACTTGTTTTAATATACTATACTATCAAATGCTTTATTTTgtattatctatttttttttgatgcattGACATGCAAAAACTTATGTTTGATCTGGTAAGATAGTGAAAGGTTTACTTACTGAGTCGTATTGCTCATaaatctctatttttatttttctctctccaggCGAATAGGATCAGTAGGGACGGAGGTTGGTCCAAGCTTGGAGTTCGCGCTAGCAAGCTTGGCGATCTATATAGCAGAGCAGAACTTTAGTTCTTCAGTTGATTATAAAAGTGTAGTTAGTAATTTTTTGAATAGTAAAGATCATGGATTTGGTTTTTATGTTTGAATTTAGACGCTTTGAACTAATATTGGTTTTATTTAATGGTTGATAAAATTAAATTACTATTGATTCTATTATTTTTGAGATGGATTTGAAAGTTAAATGTAATCTTGGTTTCAGGTTATCATGGGCTGTACCTCTCGGTAGCACGGCCATGCTATTCTTTAAATTTGGGGCACGACAAATTATGTTCCAAATTTGAGGCATGACAGTAAGAGACTTCCAGAAAAAGATTAAAAGGACATGTTAGCCCACCAATGCACCTAGTTGGTATAGAACTAACATGATACATTTTGTAATTTCCTTTTCTAACCTTTCTCTAGGTTAATATAATAAGGTCAAGATAGAAGTGAAAAAAAACATAATCATTGAAGTGGTGAAGCTAGCCCTTTTCACAGTACATTCTCAGCCTCAACATGCTTTGAGGAACTGAAGCTGATGTGGTCCTCTTCACCATAGGAATCATGTGCTGCAGTGGTTGATAGAGATGGGCTGTGAGAGTACCATCTAGACCAGAAAAGGTAGTTGAAGAAATTAAGGAGGCTGAGGGCTGCCAGGAGCCAATAGAAGTAGTCCAGCCTATCCTTGTTGAGGTCATTGTCACTGAGCCAGCCACTATTTGATGAGCTTGAGGTGATCTTGTTCACCAGTGAGACTAAAAGGGAGCTCAAGAAGAACCCAAATGAGTAGGAGCAATAGGTCATGGCTGTCAAGAAGGACTGCATCCCAGACAATGACTGCTTGTAGAAGAACTCAAGGAGGCCCACAGCTGTGAACATCTCTGAGAGTCCAAAGATGAGGAACTGTGGGGCTATCCAAAAGATAGACAAGAGCTTATTTGAACCAATGGCCacctcccttctcttcttctccactAACGCTGCCGCAATCATCGAGAAGGTCACGGTGCAGAGGCCGACGCCGATGCGCTGGAGAGGAGTGATCCCGGATTCCTTTCCAGTGAGCCTTCGAGCAAAGGGGACGAAGCACACGTCGTAGATGGGAACGAGAATGATGAGCATGATGTATGGGATGGCTTGGAGAGAAGCAGGAGGGATATGAAAGGATTTGGTGAGTTGGGTGTCCATAGCACTTCCCTGTTGGACTGAGAAGGTCTGAAGTTGAGCTAATACTGTGTTGAAGATGATGGTACATGCGAATATCGGGATCACTGAGAGGATTATCTTCACTTGCTCGACTTCTGTAATGGTGCATAGCTTCCATGGGCTCTCCTTCATGTTAGAACAATCTTGAATTTTGATGCTGGCCTTGTCCAGGAACCTGCATCCAAATCAAAATCATAATAAGAATGAAGTTTACAGATCTTGTAAAAAGAGCAGCCCAAGCTCCTGCCACTGCAGTGTCCGGAGAGAGTCAGATTTATGCAGCTTTATCTCCACATATGGAGAGGCTAGCTATTCCTTCTTTGAAACCTGTGATATCTAGATAATAATGGAACAATCTTACAATTGAGCCAAGGCTCCTCCTCTAAGTTTATATATCTAAAAATGCGGCTTAGTGCAAGCTCCTTCCATTGTAGGATTTGGGAGAGTCAGATTACGCAGTCTTACCCTATTGCACCAGGGCTCATCCATTAAGTTTACAGATCTTATATATGTataatagatagatagatagatagatacttTGGAACTTATTTGCATGCACAAGTCTAAACTTCAAATGAATGCAGTTGAACTCATGACATCTAAACTACCTTGTGTTCAGTTGTTGGTAGTTGTAGGTCTAAAGTATTCAAGGGACATCTTTTAATCCCTGCTAGTGTGGGCACTGCAGTTTGAGAGGGCTATATTATTTATACAAGTGCAAACCTGAATTTGTCTGTGTGTCGGAGCCCACTGACTATGAGGTGGTCAGGTGCATTGTTTCGGCGCTGGTGAAGCATTTCAGATCTAGAGGGACAAACTTGCTTTCTTTTAGTAATTGCAGCAACCAAGACCTGCAAATTTTTTAATTCTGAACCATATTAGATACCAAGCAATAAGTttgcatttttattattttggatgaTGTTGATAGAAAAAAGTTGGTCTTTGAGAAGTCTTAGATCTTATCTATGCAGTATACACCCGTCTTTTTTCtgtttattcatttatttatttttgatgcaAATACACCATCAGCAGAAATATATATAGGCCACAGAAATAGAATTGTAGCTGTTTAATAATCATAAGAGGGGAAAAAACTatcacaaaaattaatttttcttaacaTAATATAATCCTCTAAACTAACCTTCATTTCATTTAGACCAAAACGGACCACTGTCGTCATCAATAACCTAAACACGTCCACAGTCAAACATATAGTAAAAATATATTCATCAAGAACTTTCATATATGTACAAATCTGAGGACTCCCAAGAAACATGTTGCTCATGACTTTGGACTGTTTAACCATTAAAAAATATCAATCATTACAAAAACCACCTACCATTGAATATAATATAGTCTTACGAGCAATGGAAATTTGTTCGTAATAGGTTATATTAATCTATATGACAGcgaacataaatatataattatttcctccttaatttaaattaaaattaaaggCTCAAATAGCCAAGTAGGCAGAATAACAAATTAAAGAGATGCTAATCTATTTGTTAATTCCTGGATTTCTGTGTAaagtagaagaagaaagatTTCTCTACTAGTTTCATGGAAATAACCACACAACCAGGTTGTCTAGAAACAGCTGTAACACCAAAAAGATATTCCTTAAGATTCTTGACCAACACTAGAGAAATTTCCACTCACCACGAGTAATCAAAGAATAATTGCAATCATAATAAGCAGCTAACTCTCAAAGAGTACACCTCATGGAGGATTGCTGACCTAATGCTCAGGAAACAATTAAGTACTATCATAATAGCCCACTTAGTAGTGGTAATCACATCATGTTCCGCGCTTGCTACCACAATTTTTTCATAAGAAATCAATCGGTGTCATCCAATCGCTTTCGCAACATCTTGGATgatcaaaaaagaagaagatgttgaTCAAAATTAATGCCTGCTAAATTACTAATTGCTGAAGCTTTAGGTACTATATATGCATTGCAACAACTAACAAGCCCTGCCCACTGTCTTATGAAGCCTCCAACTGAAAAGCAAGGGAAGAGATGGTATTGAAGCTTACTCTTGCAATTGGGGTAAAGATGCTGCCCTGAGGTGGCTTGTTCCTGTAGAAGAGTATACCAGATATCAAGCTGATAAGGCCCATTGCCATGGCAGCTGCCGACACACTGAAACCGACATCCATCCCGGACCGTGTCTGCACCCAGACAAGCATGGTGAGAGCAATGAGCTCGCCGACACAGAAGCTGAAGTAGGCTGTGTTGAAGTAAGTAGAGAGCTTCTTCGATTGTTTCGGGTCATCTTTCCTGAACTGATCAGCACCATGGGCAATCATGTTAGGCTTCATGCACCCACTCCCTAAGGCCACCAAGTAGAGAGCAATAAAGAACATAGTGGCCTTGAAGCCTTTGGCCTCCACGCAATGCTCTTCTTTAGATATCATGTTGCATTGAGGTGGCCTCAGTTGGGGGAGATGCGCCTG
Encoded here:
- the LOC103711102 gene encoding protein NRT1/ PTR FAMILY 4.3-like, which codes for MDVEAEQNFQGESVLAEFSVDWRGKSCKPNKHGGMRAAAFVLGIQAFEIMAIAAVGNNLITYVFNEMHFPLSKSANIVTNFVGTIFLLSLLGGFLSDSYLGSFWTMLIFGFVELSGFILLAVQAHLPQLRPPQCNMISKEEHCVEAKGFKATMFFIALYLVALGSGCMKPNMIAHGADQFRKDDPKQSKKLSTYFNTAYFSFCVGELIALTMLVWVQTRSGMDVGFSVSAAAMAMGLISLISGILFYRNKPPQGSIFTPIARVLVAAITKRKQVCPSRSEMLHQRRNNAPDHLIVSGLRHTDKFRFLDKASIKIQDCSNMKESPWKLCTITEVEQVKIILSVIPIFACTIIFNTVLAQLQTFSVQQGSAMDTQLTKSFHIPPASLQAIPYIMLIILVPIYDVCFVPFARRLTGKESGITPLQRIGVGLCTVTFSMIAAALVEKKRREVAIGSNKLLSIFWIAPQFLIFGLSEMFTAVGLLEFFYKQSLSGMQSFLTAMTYCSYSFGFFLSSLLVSLVNKITSSSSNSGWLSDNDLNKDRLDYFYWLLAALSLLNFFNYLFWSRWYSHSPSLSTTAAHDSYGEEDHISFSSSKHVEAENVL